The genomic interval GAACGTGCCAATGACACAATTGCGACGTTTCATCGCGATGCAAACCGAGATGAACTCGGAACGGGACATTGTTCAACGCATCCGCGAATTCAAGATCCGCAGGCGCGGAGTAGACCGGATTGCCGTCGAGAATCAATAACGTCTCGACCTCGCCAGTCCGCATCGCCTGAACCAACGCCTCGAGCGACTCTATATGACCAGCCTCATGGCCAACCAGCGGCTCGATGTACTCAACCGTCTTGCCGATGTTACCCAACTGCGAATTGATCGCGTGAGCCAACGCATGAACAGCGGGCGGTTGCGATTCACCCGCAACAACCAGACTCGCACCACCTTCGGAGACGCGGTAATCCTTCAGATCCTCAGCGACGGCGGCGATCCATGATTCTAGTTTCTTGTCCGCGTGAAGATCCGGTTCTTCGACATTCACACCCACACGAGAAGCGATCGCCATCGCGATTTGTGCCAAACGCTCCGGACTAACCGCCAGCCGATGATCCGCCTTGGCCCCTGTCAATGTCGGCGTACACTCAATCGCATACATCCGACTCATCGTCAACTTAGTGTCACCGTCACTGCCCATCACATTTCGACGAGCCATGAAGTCACGAGCCGCCACCATACTTGCGGGGCCGGACTGCAAGAAGTCCGCATCGAGTGAAAGCACGACATCCGCTCGATCGAAATGATGAATCGGCTGCACGTCCTGACCAAACGCCAACATCGCTCCAGCCCGAGCATGATCATTACAGACCGACTCGTACTGATGCCATTTCGCGTTGGGATACTTCTTCAGCAACCGCTGAATCTGATCGCGAACCGTCGGCGAGGTCACATTACCAGTCAAAACCCGCAACCCACGGCCCTGATTCGCCTGCTGACCACGAATCTCAACTCGCAGAGCCGACAAGAACCGCTCCCAGGTCGCCAACTGCCCACGGTCGAATACCGTTTGACCACGATCAGGATCGTAGAGCTGCAAGATCGACGCTTGAGCAAACACATCCGTCGCACCAGCGCGGATATCATCACCCTCGCGACCATGCCCCACCGGAACAGCGGGATGCGATGGATTGCCCTCGACTTTCGTCGGACGCCCCATATGACTTTCAACCAGCAACCCCGTGCCGAACCCAGCCAATGGCATAGCAGTCGCGAAGTACAACGGCACACCGGGAATCAACTCCTCCGGCTGCTTGACATAGGGCACAATCTCTTCGTGAGGCTGGGAAGCATTACAGCCGCTCAAACCAGCCAACGCCAAAGACGCGCCCATCACCGTCAGGAATTCGCGACGAGAAGCATCGTCCGTCCACGTATCGGCGGACGCTGGAAACTCGTTGCGAACGACATCTTGAAACTCTTCGGTGTCGGCCCACTCATCGAGCGTACGCCAATACTCCCGACCACGGGCAACCCGCAACCGCTCGCTAACTGATTGATTTTCGAATCCGTTTTTCCGAGGCATGACTCACCGATGACAAGCCGAGCAGTGGGTTTTGGGATGCTCTTTATGAATTCCGTAACGTTCCAACAAACCGTCTGCGATCGCCGCCATATCACCCGCACGATCATCGTCGGCGGCGACCTCAGGAAACTCACGCTTGAGATACTCCTGAAAATCATCGCTCTCCGAAAGCTCTTCACGCGAACGAAGCGTGAACAGAAACTCTCGCGGACGAATATTCTTCTCCGGGTTGCGGTGGCACTCCAAGCACCACTCCATATGCAGCGTATTCTCACGCCACATCAACGGCATCTTATCGACTTCCCCGTGACAACTCACACAGCCAATCCCCTTCGCGAGGTGAATACTGTGATTGAAGTAGGCATAATCCGGGACGTCGTGAACCCGAGTCCAACGCAACGGTTTCTCCTCCGTTGTGTTCGCACTCCGGAAACTCTCAACGACGGGCACGAACATTGACTCATCGCGATACAATTGCGAATGACAGTTCATACACGTTGCCGTCGGTGGCACATTGGCAAAAGACGAATCTTCCACACTCGTGTGACAATAACGACAGTCAATCCCGATGTCGCCCACATGGTGAGCATGACTAAACGGAACCGGTTGAGTTTGGATAACGTCTTCTTCGGTCGAATATGGCGAACGATAGAACGCGTAGAGCACGTAAAAAATCGCTGCGACAATAAACGCCGAACCAAAGATGCTCACCCGTGAAATCGTGTTGAAACTCGGATGAAAAACTTGCGGCATCCGCCTTCTCCGTGAGGCTTCCCATTAACGTGGGGACAAATCGTCAGACTGAGTTCCGCTGGAACACAGGTGAGTATAGGAATCCCTCGTCGGAATACCATATGAAGGAGCGTCGAACCCGGCACTTTCCCGGAAAAACTCTCAGTCAAGATCGGTACGGCTGTGAAATCCACTGTACGAGCCTGTCGTTTTCTCAGTCCGGCCAGTTCCAGTTTTTCAGGAATGAGAATTTTCAATTGGCACACTCGATGCAACGTGAATTCCGTTACAATTCAAACACGCCTGCTTGCCGAAACGACTTAATGGGATGCAACTGATGAACTGCTCTCGCCTACTACTCGCACTTACACTTCTCAGCAGCCCGCTCGGCGGCAGCTTGGTAACGGCAGCCGAACTTAGCCCCCAGGTGCAACAAGCAGTCGACCGCGGACTCAAGTTTATTCTTGGAAAAGTCAGCGGTGCTTCCCCAGGTCAAGACACCATCGGCGCATACGCCGCCTTGAAGGCCGGAGCCAAACCGGATCACCCCGCGATCGCAAAAGTGACCCAGAAAGTCACTGCCGCCGTGCAAGGCACCCGCTACCAACCGCGGAACACATCCCACAACTACACCACCGGCGTCGACTTGATGTTCCTCGAAGCGGTGGACGCCAAGAAATACAAGACAGAAATCGAAGCCATTGCTCGCCACTTGCTCTCGACTCAGTTACGACTTGGAGCGTGGCACTATTTAAGCAGCAGCGGTGGCAACGGCGACACCAGCCAAACCCAATACGCACTGCTCGGACTCTGGGCCGCCAAACGCGCAGGATCAAAAATTCCGTTGCACGTCTGGGACCGTGCAGCCACTTGGCATATCGTCACACAATGCCGCGACGGCAGCTTCGCTTATCACCCCAACCCGAACGGCAACAACAATGGCGGGACGCTCGCACTAACGGTCAACGGAATCAGCAGCCTGATCATTTGTCGTATGCAACTCTACCCGAACGCCGGCGAGATCGGTTCGGGACGCGGTGGCACACCAGCCGGACAGGAAAACCAAGAAGACAAAGCAGATTCCAAGAAATTTGGATTCCTCGAGCAAGTGGACATCGACGAAGCAGAGTCCGAACGAGAAAAAGAAGCCGAGCCGGATGGCCCCGTCCGCACATCACTGGCACGCATCGACGCCGCGATCGAGCGAGCTTTGTCTTGGGTCAATCGCGCTTATCTCTCGCCACGCCCACCGGAATGGCCGATGTACTACATTTACGGCCTCGAACGGATGGCCGCCTTCGCGAACATCGAAACAATCGCGGGACGCAACTGGTACGACGACGGCACCAACACACTCCTGAGGCTGCAACGCAAAGACGGCGGCTGGCCAGGACAATCCAGCGATCCCGCCACAACAGGCTTCGGGCTACTGTTCCTTACACGGGCAACCGCCAAACTGCTCGGCCGAAAAGTGATCACGCCACAAAGCGTGGGCTCGGGACTGCTCATTGGCGGACGCGGACTACCGGACAATCTTGGCCGCGCGGAAATTGAAGACGGCAAAGTCAAACAGCAGAAAGTCGTCGGACCGCTCGACGAATTGCTGGCAGAGCTGGAAAAACTCGACACCGCAAACGTCGCCTCCGCGCAGGCCGCGGTCGTCGACCAAATCAAGATCGGCAACAAAGAAGACCTTGTCGGCCAAACGGAGAAGCTCATCAAACTTGCAGATGATCCGCGACCAGAAGTCCGCCGCACCGCGATTTGGGCCATCGGACAGACGGCGGACATGGGGTTGGCCCGCCTACTCATTGAAGCCTTAGATGATGAGAACCTGGATATTCTCGTCGAAACTCAAGCAGCGTTGCGAACCCTGAGCCGACTACCACGTGGCCAGAACCTGCCCAACTCCCCCTGGAATAACCTTGCCGCCGACGCCACCAAAGCCGAACGCACGGAGTCACTGAAGAACTGGAAACAAAGACTCCGCGATCGTTGGCGACGCTGGTACATCCGCACGCGTCCTTATGACCAACGCAGCGATCTCTTCCTCGAAGTCCGCTCGAAAGACTAGACCGCAAATACGACTTTTATTTCCATGGCAAACAACGAACGGCCGTTGTTACCGCACACCCAAGCAACAGAACCCGCTCGAAGCCCTACGAGAACACGTCTAGTCTCGCGACCCCAGTGTCACCGAAAGCTCCAATACATCTTCCTCCCGCTGCACAACCATGGACAGCACATCGCCTGGGGAGTGCTCCGCGACCAGATTGGCGACATCTCGAAAACTGCTAGCAGAGACTCCGCCCACATTCAAAATGTAGTCGCGAGGTTCCAAGCCCGCCTTCTCAGCCCCACCACCCGGAACGACGGCCACCACCAAGAATCCATTCGATTGCTCGACGCCCTCGACTCCCATGGTGGCATTCCCACGACGGACCACGGCCACATCAGGCCGCTCTTCCTGCAACTTCGCAATCGCGTCCGGCGAAACGCTCGTATCGGGCGTCACCTCAATGACCTGCAGCCCCGGTATATCGAGAACATGCTCTAAGCCATCTTCACCGCCACGCCAATTCGCATCCAACACCGCAGTCGTGGCTCGGCGGAAATCACTCTCTAGCGAACCACCCCATTGCGATGGATCGATTCGCACGGACCCGCCCAGTTCCTCAAACCGAGCCGCACACCGATCCAAACGCAACTTCCGACTCTGACTCCACGAGGCCAACGTCAACGCGGTCACATCGGCATCGGGCGAATTCTGCAATTGATCGAGAGCTTGCTCGGCGACCGTGTAGTACTCGGGACGCGACGAACGGTAAAACTCATGGAGCACCAGGAGAACAGATTCCGCCTGAAGACTGCTGCCATGCAATGCGGTTTCTACGAGTAGCGGACACATCTCCGGCCCAGCTTCCAAGAACCGTTTGATTGCTTCTTCTCGAACCCCTTGATACTCACTTCCCAATGCTTGAGCCCATTCAGATGGCTCGTCGCCGACAAGTTCGTTCACAGGTGGCGCGGAAACAATAATCGCCACACCGACCAGCCCTAACCACAGCAACGCCATGGTGATAGGCCGAATGGTAGCAATAATCCACGTAGCAACAGTTCGCATTTCGACACGCCTCCCGCCGGAATCGGCAAAGGAAAAGGGGAGATTGTCAATTGTGAGCCGAGCAACCCGATTGAGCGCATGCCGACTCTAGATCGAAACCGATCTTCCATGCAGGTGCGAGCGTAAAACCACGTATGATCGCGAGAAACCACGCACACTACACGACATCATGAATCAATGTCGTCTGCGAGGCTGACAAGCAACCCAAGCACGGACCGAGAACGATCCAGCTGAGATTACAACCCGACCGGGCATCAACTTCGCGGTACTGTCATTTTGAATGGGTCAAGAGCGTCTGCAAGAACATCATCGGGAAGAATTCCTTGTTCCTGACACAACTCTCGAATGGTTTTTCCACTTTTAAACGCTTCTTTGGCAAGCGCGGCCGCTTTTTCGTAACCGATGTGCGGGTTGAGACTCGTTACCATCGACAAACTCTTCTCAACCGCTGCCTCACAAGCCTCTTCGTTCGGTTCCAGCTGCTCGATGCACAAATCACGAAAGGCCTTTACTGCCCCTGAGAGGATCGTCACGCTCTCCAAGACCGTCTGCCCCATCATCGGCATCATGATATTCAATTGGAAGTTGCCACCGGCAGCACCGGCGACCGTGATCGCTTCATCAAGCCCCATCACCCGGGCAGCAACCTGCATCAGGCTTTCACACATTACCGGATTGACTTTCCCCGGCATAATGGAGCTGCCTGGCTGAAGATCCGGAATTTTCACCTCATAGAAGCCACACCGAGGCCCAGATCCGAGCCAGCGGACATTATTCGCCAGATTGAACATCGTCACGGCGACAGCTTTCAACTGGCCATGACACTCAACCAGTCCGTCACGCTGCGCATTCGCTTCGAAATGATCACTGGCTTCGACAAAAGGAACGCCGGTTTCATCGGCGAGCACCTTGGAAACTCGATCACCGAACTCGGGATGAGTGTTGATCCCAGACCCAACCGCCGTCCCACCAACGGGCAGTTCAAGAATCGCCTGACACGCCTTCTCGGCTCGGGTAATCGACAATTCAACCTGTCGAGCAAAACCACCGAACTCTTGGCCTAATCGCAACGGAGTCGCATCCGCGAGGTGCGTTCGCCCGATCTTGATGATCCGATCCCAGGCTTGAGCCTTATTGCTCAACTCTTCGTGCAACGCCTTCAACGCCGGCACGAGCCGTTTCGTGATCGCCGTCCCGACGGCCACATGGATCGCTGTGGGGAACGTATCGTTGGTGCTTTGCCCCATGTTGACGTGGTCGTTCGGATGCACGCTCTTCGCCGGCGCGAATCGATCTTCGCCAAGCAATTCGACCGCACGATTCGAGATCACCTCGTTGCAATTCATATTGCTCGACGTGCCGGAACCCGTTTGATACACGTCAATTGGGAACTGATCATCCCATTTCCCGACCGACACTTCCCGAGCGGCATCCAACATGGCGGCGACTTGCTCATCCGACAGGGGATTCTTCCCGGTACCGGTGAGTTTACCGAGATCGCGGTTGGCAATCCCACAAGCGAACTTGACCAATCCCATCGCTCGAATCAGTTCCGACGGCAATGTTTGCCCGGAAACGGGAAAGTTCTGCACAGCCCGCTGTGTTTGGGCGCCGTAATATGCTTCGGCGGGGACTTTCACCTGACCCATCGAATCCTGTTCGATGCGGAACTCGCTCATGGGAATCGACTCTAAGGGGTTTTAATCCCGGCTGATCCAAGTTGGAAAACCGAGTGTTTTTGGGCAAGAAAGTGTGAACACAGTGTTAGTAACAACAGTTCAACCAATGGTAATGAGTTCTTGACGCAACACAATCCTGCGAGTTTTAAATTTTCGGCGAAAAGTGGGGATTTGAATCAGTAAGTCACGTCAATGCTCGGACATTGTCAGCGGTTGGACTCACGGAAATCTCAAAACGGGCCGCGTCGACGTCTCCCAAACGACAAACCCGACTCAACGCCAACTGCTTGGCGTCAAAGCTACTCACCACACCACTGACCAACACACAACCACTCCCAACTTCAACATCCAAAGTACTAAGCTCCGGGTGTCCATCACATTGCAGCGATCGAAGAACTTGACGACGCAACATCTGTCCGTCAAGTTGGTTACCACGTGGGACCGACATCGTTTCATCCCAAAGAAAGCGTATGGGAATGCCAGACCGCTGAGGGTCATGACACGAATTGTGATTTGTTATCAAATGTAGTGCCGTTCGAACCTTTCCATGAAAATAGGATGGGATTTCCTACCACGACCGATGCACACGGTTCGCCGACCGGAGATTGTACCGTACCTGTCAAGACCCGTCTCGTATTTTTTGATTGAAAAGCAATATGTTCGCTGCTTTTCCAAACGGCCAACAACTGGTATGATGTTGACCAAAGCTTCACCAAAAGGGAGCCATATCCCTGTAATTGTCAGGGGAATGGGTGCCCAAGTTTTCTTATCAGGCACAAACCAACCGGTTTCACATCACTAACCGGTTGTCAAGAGAATGAGTTCTTTCGATTCACTGGGGCTTCACCGAACGCAACTCATTACAGAAACTTCGAGTATATGGGAATGACCACGCGATCGAGTTCTTTGGATTCTTCACAGCCATCCGTTTCCCGAGTGCTGATCGTTGATGATCACGAGATTGTCCGGCAAGGATACCGACAAATCTTGGGCAACGATCCCAGTTTAGAAATTTGTGGCGAAGCGGCCACGGAAATGGAAGCCACTCAGAAAATCACCCAACTCAACCCGGACTTAGTCGTGGTTGATATCTCGCTACGCAATGGTCACGGGCTGGAAATCTGCAAGCAAATCCGGGCATGGAACGAGCAATCCGATGCGAGTTCGCCATCGCCGATGAAGTCGCTCGTCGTTTCCGCCCACGACGATGAACTCTACGCCGAACGGGCTCTGCATGCGGGTGCATCGGGATACCTCAACAAAGGTGAGACCGGTGAACGACTCGTGGAAGCGATTCACCGAGTCTTGGAAGGGAAAATCTTCCTTAGCCCCAAGATGACCGAACGCATCCTGAATCGGCTCATTGCCGGCCAACAGGATGAGTATCAATCCCCAATGGATACACTGACCGACCGGGAGCTGGCGGTTTTTGAATTGATCGGCAAAGGGTTGACGACGAAAGAAGTCGCCAGCGACCTGGAACTCAGTCCGAAGACGGTCGAGAGTTATCGGGAGAAGATCAAAGAGAAGCTCAACCTTCCCAATGCTAACCGCTTAGTGCGAGCCGCCGTTCAATATGTGCTCGAAGACGCATAACCGATTGATGCAACCGCACGCTCGCGTGTGTTCTACATAACGCTAATGATGCGGAGACTTGTTGGACCTCATAGAGACCGGTAGGGTGACATTCCCACACCGAAAGTCTTTTGAAGGACCCATCAATGCTTCGATTTGCGTTTGTCACGATCGCAGTCCTGTCCGGTTTCGGCAGGGTCGTCTTCGGAGCCGACCCCATCAATACCAGAACGGACACTCGCCCGAATGTCATTGTGATTCTGACCGACGACCAAGGCACACTCGATGCTGGTTGTTATGGAGCCACAGACCTACAAACGCCGAGCATTGATCGGCTCGCCAAACGCGGGGTGCGATTCACCCAGTTCTATGCAGCTGCTCCTGTATGTTCGCCGAGTCGCGCTGGATTGCTAACCGGTCGCTATCCGATTCTCGCCGGAATGCCAGGAAACGCCGGCGGGCCTCCTAACGAAGGCGTCAACGAACTGTCCGATATGGAAACGCCGAAAAGCGTCTGGGCGAAACAAACCACGATGGCGGAAATGTTCCATGCCGCTGGTTATGCGACTGCTCATATCGGCAAATGGCATTTGAACATTCGCAACGGTGAGCGTCCGCTCGACCAGGGTTTTGACTACTCGTTCGGACACATGGGCGGTTGCATCGACAACTTCACTCACTTCTTCTACTGGAGCGGCCCGAATCGGCATGATCTCTGGCGAAACAATGAACGCATTCGGGAACCGGGACAGTTCTTCCCAGACATGATGGTCACAGAAGCGTCGGAGTTCATCAGCACGAATCGCGAAAAACCGTTCTTCATATACTTCGCGATGAACACGCCGCATTACCCGTATCAGGGTGAACCGGAGTGGCTCGAGACCTACAAAGAGGTGCCATACCCCCGTAACTTATACAATGCGTTCGTTTCCACGTTGGATTCTCGCATCGGCCGATTGTTGGATCACGTCGACAAACTCGGACTGACAAACGACACGATTATCGTGTTCCAATCCGATCATGGACACTCGACCGAATCACGTGCCCATAACGGCGGTGGCAACGCAGGACCGTATCGTGGTGCGAAATTCAGTTTGTTCGAAGGCGGTATTCGTGTGCCGGCAATCATTTCTTGGCCGGGCCATCTGCCCGAAGGCGAAGTTCGGAATCAACTCGCCCACAGTTGTGATTGGCTACCGACGGTCGCGGAACTGTGCGATGTGAGGACGCCTCAAAATATTGATGGCCAAAGTCTCGTGCCTGTCGTTGTGTCCGCCGAAGTAAGTACACCGCACGACACATTGCATTGGACGTTTGGTAACAGTTGGGCGGTCCGCCACGGCGACTGGAAACTCATCGCCAACCCCCGCGACACCTCCAACAGGGGCCCACTCGGCAAAGAGGACAAACTCTTTCTCTCGAACGTCAATCAAGACAAGTCGGAGATGGAAAACCTTGCTCGGAAGAACCCGAACACGGTGAAAGAGCTGAAAGCCCTGCACGATGCCTGGAGCCAAACGAAAAAATAGGGGCGAAATCGCCCCCAAGCAGGTTCGCTAGGTCGCTTGTGACCAAAGTGCCGACTATCGTCGAACCTTCAAGTCAAAGTTATGGCTTCCATTATCACCATCTTTTTCCACCGTCGCTCCGATCGGAGTGTTGTATGGATCATTGAAGTGTTCCGGAAGTTGGTTGACGGCTCCGACATCGGTGGCCATTTCATCTTTCGGAACGGGTGAACCATCCGGCATCAGGATTTGAGTAAACAAGACTCGATACTGACCGGGGGCTGTCCCGTCCCGACCCTGCCGGGTCTGCAATTGATAGGCTCCGGATGCATCGGTGGTCGCAAACCCTCCAGTACCAGGAGTCCCCTCAACTGGAAAAAAAGCGACGCTGATTCCTTCGGCCGGTTCTCCGTTGACAGTAATTTTTCCGGAGACCGGAACAACTTCGTAATCTTCTCCCGCACTACCCCCGCAGCCTGACATCATTACAGAAATGATGACAGCTACACCGAATCGGCCCAATTCAGACATCTCAATTCGCTTTCAGTTTTTTCGACAGGGAACGCCAACCCAAAGAAACACAATCGCTAAAAATTACCGACGACTTTGAAGTCGCCGGTAACGAGTCAATAACAATCTACGTCAGCCCTTAAAGGAGTGATCTTTAATAGTCGCCGAGGACCTGTCCGTCTGCGATGTAGGCGAGATTGTTCCGCGTTGAGGGGTCAATCGTTTCCGACACAAATCGCACGGCCCCATCGGCGAGAAGAACTTGTGCTCCACCAGGATGCAGACTGCCAACGGTGCTCCAGTCTCCGAGTCGGCTAGCCCGTGCGCCGGGTCGTTGGAATGGCGGGCTGTCCCATGAACAGCAAACCGTGAAGTTGATTCCGCGACTGTAAGTCAGGTCGACACCAGCACCGACCCATTTTGAGTAGCCCCATGTCTGACCGGTTCCGTTCCAGACGTCACGCAGCGTTTCGCAGACCGCAACCGTGTTGCTTGTTCCATCGACAATGTCTCGTAACTTCGAGGACGTATCTGGCCCAAACAGTCGACGTGTTCCCTGCGATTCGTCTTTCCATTTGTTCGCCCAACTGGAAACCCGACGGACACTGAAATCGTAGTTCGTGTAGGCACCACCTTCTGCATTTTGTGAGCCGGAGATGTAATAAGCCGAACTCGTGCCGGTGTAGTGTGTTGGTCCCGCATCCGATGGACACAAAAATGCATCCAGTGAGGTTCCGACAACGATATCGTTCGCATTTCCAGACTGACCTGGTTCCAACCCACCGGGCACTGATGATCCGTTACGAGCTGTCGAGGCCGCTAAGTTGAAGTCGAATTGCTCCGCGAGGTTGCCTTGTTCAATAAACGGCAGGAGCAGCAACCATCCGCGATGATTCTTGTGGAACTCACCGCCGCCCGTATTGACCGCTGCCGTACCACTTGTAAATGACGAACTTGCGGATACAGAGTAGGGAAAAGCATTATGTGTGTCGTGGTAGTTATGTAACGCGATCCCCAACTGCTTCATGTTGTTCTTGCATTGCGTACGTCGGGCCGCTTCACGAGCCTGCTGCACAGCGGGCAGAAGAAGAGCAATCAGAATTGCGATGATTGCGATAACAACCAGCAATTCAATCAACGTAAAACCGCGACGGGATGAAGTGTGCCGCATCTCGACCTCCGACAGAAAAGAAGCGTTAGTTTGAGACTAACTGTACGATGTGTAACACGGATCCAAAGAATTTCGATCCGAAAAGTGAATTCAGTGTACCAATCTTTGTTTACTTGTAAACAATTTTTCTTGGATTTATTGAATTGTTCGTCGCAGTACTCTTGATCGGACACTAAGTATTCACGAATACCACGGTTCTTACGACATGACGATTGTGAATACAGTTAGCAATGGGAAACGCCTTTCACTAGAAGTTGCTTGTCAATCACAAGACTTCGGGAGAGCGAACCACTTGAGAACCCGCAAACTCCATTCTCAGTTTGGCTATTGCCTATTCGTTTCGGGTTCGTACGATAGACGGTTGTTGGTCTGTCCAGAGATGACGTTCTTTGATCC from Thalassoroseus pseudoceratinae carries:
- a CDS encoding PDZ domain-containing protein produces the protein MRTVATWIIATIRPITMALLWLGLVGVAIIVSAPPVNELVGDEPSEWAQALGSEYQGVREEAIKRFLEAGPEMCPLLVETALHGSSLQAESVLLVLHEFYRSSRPEYYTVAEQALDQLQNSPDADVTALTLASWSQSRKLRLDRCAARFEELGGSVRIDPSQWGGSLESDFRRATTAVLDANWRGGEDGLEHVLDIPGLQVIEVTPDTSVSPDAIAKLQEERPDVAVVRRGNATMGVEGVEQSNGFLVVAVVPGGGAEKAGLEPRDYILNVGGVSASSFRDVANLVAEHSPGDVLSMVVQREEDVLELSVTLGSRD
- a CDS encoding DUF1559 domain-containing protein; the encoded protein is MRHTSSRRGFTLIELLVVIAIIAILIALLLPAVQQAREAARRTQCKNNMKQLGIALHNYHDTHNAFPYSVSASSSFTSGTAAVNTGGGEFHKNHRGWLLLLPFIEQGNLAEQFDFNLAASTARNGSSVPGGLEPGQSGNANDIVVGTSLDAFLCPSDAGPTHYTGTSSAYYISGSQNAEGGAYTNYDFSVRRVSSWANKWKDESQGTRRLFGPDTSSKLRDIVDGTSNTVAVCETLRDVWNGTGQTWGYSKWVGAGVDLTYSRGINFTVCCSWDSPPFQRPGARASRLGDWSTVGSLHPGGAQVLLADGAVRFVSETIDPSTRNNLAYIADGQVLGDY
- a CDS encoding sulfatase-like hydrolase/transferase → MLRFAFVTIAVLSGFGRVVFGADPINTRTDTRPNVIVILTDDQGTLDAGCYGATDLQTPSIDRLAKRGVRFTQFYAAAPVCSPSRAGLLTGRYPILAGMPGNAGGPPNEGVNELSDMETPKSVWAKQTTMAEMFHAAGYATAHIGKWHLNIRNGERPLDQGFDYSFGHMGGCIDNFTHFFYWSGPNRHDLWRNNERIREPGQFFPDMMVTEASEFISTNREKPFFIYFAMNTPHYPYQGEPEWLETYKEVPYPRNLYNAFVSTLDSRIGRLLDHVDKLGLTNDTIIVFQSDHGHSTESRAHNGGGNAGPYRGAKFSLFEGGIRVPAIISWPGHLPEGEVRNQLAHSCDWLPTVAELCDVRTPQNIDGQSLVPVVVSAEVSTPHDTLHWTFGNSWAVRHGDWKLIANPRDTSNRGPLGKEDKLFLSNVNQDKSEMENLARKNPNTVKELKALHDAWSQTKK
- a CDS encoding TAT-variant-translocated molybdopterin oxidoreductase, which encodes MPQVFHPSFNTISRVSIFGSAFIVAAIFYVLYAFYRSPYSTEEDVIQTQPVPFSHAHHVGDIGIDCRYCHTSVEDSSFANVPPTATCMNCHSQLYRDESMFVPVVESFRSANTTEEKPLRWTRVHDVPDYAYFNHSIHLAKGIGCVSCHGEVDKMPLMWRENTLHMEWCLECHRNPEKNIRPREFLFTLRSREELSESDDFQEYLKREFPEVAADDDRAGDMAAIADGLLERYGIHKEHPKTHCSACHR
- a CDS encoding response regulator transcription factor — encoded protein: MTTRSSSLDSSQPSVSRVLIVDDHEIVRQGYRQILGNDPSLEICGEAATEMEATQKITQLNPDLVVVDISLRNGHGLEICKQIRAWNEQSDASSPSPMKSLVVSAHDDELYAERALHAGASGYLNKGETGERLVEAIHRVLEGKIFLSPKMTERILNRLIAGQQDEYQSPMDTLTDRELAVFELIGKGLTTKEVASDLELSPKTVESYREKIKEKLNLPNANRLVRAAVQYVLEDA
- a CDS encoding class II fumarate hydratase; this translates as MSEFRIEQDSMGQVKVPAEAYYGAQTQRAVQNFPVSGQTLPSELIRAMGLVKFACGIANRDLGKLTGTGKNPLSDEQVAAMLDAAREVSVGKWDDQFPIDVYQTGSGTSSNMNCNEVISNRAVELLGEDRFAPAKSVHPNDHVNMGQSTNDTFPTAIHVAVGTAITKRLVPALKALHEELSNKAQAWDRIIKIGRTHLADATPLRLGQEFGGFARQVELSITRAEKACQAILELPVGGTAVGSGINTHPEFGDRVSKVLADETGVPFVEASDHFEANAQRDGLVECHGQLKAVAVTMFNLANNVRWLGSGPRCGFYEVKIPDLQPGSSIMPGKVNPVMCESLMQVAARVMGLDEAITVAGAAGGNFQLNIMMPMMGQTVLESVTILSGAVKAFRDLCIEQLEPNEEACEAAVEKSLSMVTSLNPHIGYEKAAALAKEAFKSGKTIRELCQEQGILPDDVLADALDPFKMTVPRS
- a CDS encoding BON domain-containing protein — its product is MSVPRGNQLDGQMLRRQVLRSLQCDGHPELSTLDVEVGSGCVLVSGVVSSFDAKQLALSRVCRLGDVDAARFEISVSPTADNVRALT
- a CDS encoding HEAT repeat domain-containing protein; translation: MNCSRLLLALTLLSSPLGGSLVTAAELSPQVQQAVDRGLKFILGKVSGASPGQDTIGAYAALKAGAKPDHPAIAKVTQKVTAAVQGTRYQPRNTSHNYTTGVDLMFLEAVDAKKYKTEIEAIARHLLSTQLRLGAWHYLSSSGGNGDTSQTQYALLGLWAAKRAGSKIPLHVWDRAATWHIVTQCRDGSFAYHPNPNGNNNGGTLALTVNGISSLIICRMQLYPNAGEIGSGRGGTPAGQENQEDKADSKKFGFLEQVDIDEAESEREKEAEPDGPVRTSLARIDAAIERALSWVNRAYLSPRPPEWPMYYIYGLERMAAFANIETIAGRNWYDDGTNTLLRLQRKDGGWPGQSSDPATTGFGLLFLTRATAKLLGRKVITPQSVGSGLLIGGRGLPDNLGRAEIEDGKVKQQKVVGPLDELLAELEKLDTANVASAQAAVVDQIKIGNKEDLVGQTEKLIKLADDPRPEVRRTAIWAIGQTADMGLARLLIEALDDENLDILVETQAALRTLSRLPRGQNLPNSPWNNLAADATKAERTESLKNWKQRLRDRWRRWYIRTRPYDQRSDLFLEVRSKD